The following nucleotide sequence is from Tardiphaga sp. 709.
CTTCACCAGATAATCGAAACCGCCGGCCACCATGTGGCACTCCAGCACTTCCGGCGCGAGCCGCACCGCGCGGGCGAAGCGTTCGAACACATCCGGCGTGGTCTTGTCGAGCAGCACCTCGACGAACACCAGCAGGCCAAGGCCAAGCATCTGCGGATTCAGCCGCGCGCCATAGCCTTCGATATAGCCGTCGCGCTGCAGTCGCTTCAACCGCTCGCCGATCGAGGTCGCAGACAGGCCGACCTTCTCAGCCAGCTCTACATTGGCGATTCGGCC
It contains:
- a CDS encoding Lrp/AsnC ligand binding domain-containing protein; protein product: MSDIDKIDRKILAVLQADGRIANVELAEKVGLSATSIGERLKRLQRDGYIEGYGARLNPQMLGLGLLVFVEVLLDKTTPDVFERFARAVRLAPEVLECHMVAGGFDYLVKARVADMSAYRRFLGESLLALPGVRESRTYAVMEEVKRDAPLPVG